The following proteins are encoded in a genomic region of Drosophila miranda strain MSH22 chromosome 4, D.miranda_PacBio2.1, whole genome shotgun sequence:
- the LOC108163445 gene encoding POU domain protein 2 isoform X3 → MMVLQQRLWDATNGTSAAATQGQQQSPNADHKLDHENATTAAQQYCGKSFEEEEQELGIECELPQNLSSKRQARDLDPELENEVLNLAPPPKRMALTTPLEVETKPQEEPEPEPEPGALPQQPLLDFAPGNMQQALQLQLHSYIEMVRQLAPEAFPNPNLASQFLLQNSLQALAQFQALQQLKQQQREDSIHHHPPNYSTPLSKSPLRSPSLSPVPRHNNKSQQRTPPNSMSANSLGMSSAVMTPNTPSMLNQQQHTSTSTPKPPSGMTVASAMAKLEQSPEETTDLEELEQFAKTFKQRRIKLGFTQGDVGLAMGKLYGNDFSQTTISRFEALNLSFKNMCKLKPLLQKWLEDADTSVAKSGGGVFNINTMTTNLSNTPESILGRRRKKRTSIETTVRTTLEKAFNMNCKPTSEEINQLSDRLHMDKEVVRVWFCNRRQKEKRINPSLDLDSPTGTPLSSHAFGYPPQALNMSNVHLEAGSGSLCGSSISSGE, encoded by the exons ATGATGGTGCTACAGCAGCGCCTTTGGGATGCCACCAACGGCACATCGGCCGCAGCGACACAGGGCCAACAGCAGTCCCCGAATGCGGATCACAAATTGGACCATGAAAATGCAACAACAGCGGCACAACAAT ACTGCGGCAAGAGCTTTGAGGAGGAGGAACAGGAGCTGGGCATCGAGTGCGAGTTGCCCCAGAATCTGAGCAGCAAGCGGCAGGCCAGGGATCTCGATCCAGAGCTGGAGAACGAAGTGCTCAATCTGGCGCCGCCACCAAAGAGAATGGCCCTGACCACACCCCTGGAGGTGGAAACGAAGCCCCAGGAGGAGCCggaaccagagccagagcccggAGCATTGCCACAGCAGCCGCTGCTTGACTTTGCACCCGGGAACATGCAGCAggcgctgcagctgcagctccaCAGCTACATCGAGATGGTTCGCCAGCTGGCTCCAGAGGCCTTTCCGAATCCGAATCTGGCCTCCCAGTTCCTGCTGCAGAACTCCCTGCAGGCCCTGGCACAGTTCCAGGCCCTGCAGCagctcaagcagcagcagcgcgaGGACTCCATCCACCACCATCCCCCGAACTACTCCACCCCGCTGAGCAAGTCTCCTCTGAGGAGTCCCTCCCTCAGTCCAGTGCCGCGGCACAACAACAAGTCCCAACAGCGAACGCCACCGAACTCCATGTCCGCCAACAGCCTGGGAATGAGCAGTGCCGTGATGACGCCGAACACCCCGAGCATGCtcaaccagcagcagcacacatCCACGAGCACTCCGAAACCGCCCAGCGGAATGACAGTGGCCTCGGCCATGGCCAAGCTGGAGCAGTCGCCGGAGGAGACCACCGACctggaggagctggagcagTTCGCCAAGACCTTCAAGCAGCGCCGCATCAAGCTGGGCTTCACCCAGGGCGACGTGGGCCTGGCCATGGGCAAGCTCTACGGCAACGACTTCTCGCAGACGACCATCTCGCGGTTCGAGGCCCTCAACCTGAGCTTCAAGAACATGTGCAAGCTGAAACCGCTGCTGCAGAAGTGGCTGGAGGACGCGGACACGAGTGTGGCCAAGTCGGGCGGTGGGGTGTTCAACATCAACACAATGACCACCAATCTGTCCAACACGCCCGAGAGCATACTGGGACGCAGGCGCAAGAAGCGCACCTCCATCGAGACGACCGTAAGGACCACGCTGGAGAAGGCCTTCAATATGAACTGCAAGCCCACGTCCGAGGAGATCAACCAGCTGTCCGACCGCCTCCACATGGACAAGGAGGTGGTGCGGGTGTGGTTCTGCAACCGCCGGCAGAAGGAGAAGCGCATCAATCCCTCGCTCGATCTGGACAGTCCGACGGGCACCCCGCTAAGCAGCCACGCCTTCGGCTATCCACCGCAGGCCCTGAACATGTCCAATGTCCATCTCGAGGCTGGTTCCGGCTCCCTCTGCGGCAGCTCCATCAGCTCCGGCGAGTGA
- the LOC108163445 gene encoding POU domain protein 2 isoform X2, which produces MMVLQQRLWDATNGTSAAATQGQQQSPNADHKLDHENATTAAQQFMRHMSNSPTPPSPLRSLSDCGKSFEEEEQELGIECELPQNLSSKRQARDLDPELENEVLNLAPPPKRMALTTPLEVETKPQEEPEPEPEPGALPQQPLLDFAPGNMQQALQLQLHSYIEMVRQLAPEAFPNPNLASQFLLQNSLQALAQFQALQQLKQQQREDSIHHHPPNYSTPLSKSPLRSPSLSPVPRHNNKSQQRTPPNSMSANSLGMSSAVMTPNTPSMLNQQQHTSTSTPKPPSGMTVASAMAKLEQSPEETTDLEELEQFAKTFKQRRIKLGFTQGDVGLAMGKLYGNDFSQTTISRFEALNLSFKNMCKLKPLLQKWLEDADTSVAKSGGGVFNINTMTTNLSNTPESILGRRRKKRTSIETTVRTTLEKAFNMNCKPTSEEINQLSDRLHMDKEVVRVWFCNRRQKEKRINPSLDLDSPTGTPLSSHAFGYPPQALNMSNVHLEAGSGSLCGSSISSGE; this is translated from the exons ATGATGGTGCTACAGCAGCGCCTTTGGGATGCCACCAACGGCACATCGGCCGCAGCGACACAGGGCCAACAGCAGTCCCCGAATGCGGATCACAAATTGGACCATGAAAATGCAACAACAGCGGCACAACAAT TTATGCGACACATGTCCAACTCTCCCACTCCGCCCTCTCCGCTGCGGTCTCTATCAG ACTGCGGCAAGAGCTTTGAGGAGGAGGAACAGGAGCTGGGCATCGAGTGCGAGTTGCCCCAGAATCTGAGCAGCAAGCGGCAGGCCAGGGATCTCGATCCAGAGCTGGAGAACGAAGTGCTCAATCTGGCGCCGCCACCAAAGAGAATGGCCCTGACCACACCCCTGGAGGTGGAAACGAAGCCCCAGGAGGAGCCggaaccagagccagagcccggAGCATTGCCACAGCAGCCGCTGCTTGACTTTGCACCCGGGAACATGCAGCAggcgctgcagctgcagctccaCAGCTACATCGAGATGGTTCGCCAGCTGGCTCCAGAGGCCTTTCCGAATCCGAATCTGGCCTCCCAGTTCCTGCTGCAGAACTCCCTGCAGGCCCTGGCACAGTTCCAGGCCCTGCAGCagctcaagcagcagcagcgcgaGGACTCCATCCACCACCATCCCCCGAACTACTCCACCCCGCTGAGCAAGTCTCCTCTGAGGAGTCCCTCCCTCAGTCCAGTGCCGCGGCACAACAACAAGTCCCAACAGCGAACGCCACCGAACTCCATGTCCGCCAACAGCCTGGGAATGAGCAGTGCCGTGATGACGCCGAACACCCCGAGCATGCtcaaccagcagcagcacacatCCACGAGCACTCCGAAACCGCCCAGCGGAATGACAGTGGCCTCGGCCATGGCCAAGCTGGAGCAGTCGCCGGAGGAGACCACCGACctggaggagctggagcagTTCGCCAAGACCTTCAAGCAGCGCCGCATCAAGCTGGGCTTCACCCAGGGCGACGTGGGCCTGGCCATGGGCAAGCTCTACGGCAACGACTTCTCGCAGACGACCATCTCGCGGTTCGAGGCCCTCAACCTGAGCTTCAAGAACATGTGCAAGCTGAAACCGCTGCTGCAGAAGTGGCTGGAGGACGCGGACACGAGTGTGGCCAAGTCGGGCGGTGGGGTGTTCAACATCAACACAATGACCACCAATCTGTCCAACACGCCCGAGAGCATACTGGGACGCAGGCGCAAGAAGCGCACCTCCATCGAGACGACCGTAAGGACCACGCTGGAGAAGGCCTTCAATATGAACTGCAAGCCCACGTCCGAGGAGATCAACCAGCTGTCCGACCGCCTCCACATGGACAAGGAGGTGGTGCGGGTGTGGTTCTGCAACCGCCGGCAGAAGGAGAAGCGCATCAATCCCTCGCTCGATCTGGACAGTCCGACGGGCACCCCGCTAAGCAGCCACGCCTTCGGCTATCCACCGCAGGCCCTGAACATGTCCAATGTCCATCTCGAGGCTGGTTCCGGCTCCCTCTGCGGCAGCTCCATCAGCTCCGGCGAGTGA